A DNA window from Comamonas sp. 26 contains the following coding sequences:
- a CDS encoding acyl-CoA dehydrogenase family protein, protein MTNAFDASDMSERGMLYDMVRRFATEQIAPHVTAWDEAGEFPRQLYRQAAELGLLGIGYPQELGGTPATHSLRAALWIALCRYGGSGGVLASLLSHNIGLPPVVLLGSQALKQQVVPDVLAGRKIAALAITEPGGGSDVAALRTRARRDGDDFVIDGEKTFITSGVRADWLTVAVRTGEEKGASGISLLLVPGDSAGLSRSPLQKMGWQCSDTAHLFFDGVRVPASHLLGAEGQGFRAIMQNFNGERLGIACGALGFAQACYDEALGWAQQRKTFGVTLNQHQVIRHKLVDMQQRIRSTEAWLNTVAVRADDGDTGADWVGEVCVLKNHATQTMQFCADTAVQILGGMGFMRGTVSERIYREVKVLTIGGGTEEIMKELAASQWRI, encoded by the coding sequence ATGACTAATGCGTTTGATGCCTCTGATATGTCTGAACGGGGCATGCTCTACGACATGGTGCGCCGCTTTGCGACTGAGCAAATTGCGCCCCATGTCACGGCGTGGGATGAAGCGGGCGAGTTTCCGCGCCAGCTGTACCGGCAAGCGGCCGAGCTAGGCCTGCTGGGTATTGGCTACCCGCAGGAGCTGGGCGGTACGCCTGCCACGCATAGCCTGCGTGCTGCACTTTGGATAGCGCTATGCCGTTATGGCGGCAGCGGTGGGGTGCTGGCCAGTTTGCTGTCTCACAACATCGGCCTGCCACCTGTGGTGCTGCTGGGCAGCCAAGCCTTGAAGCAGCAGGTGGTGCCTGATGTCCTGGCAGGTCGCAAGATTGCGGCGCTGGCCATTACCGAGCCCGGTGGCGGATCGGATGTGGCGGCACTGCGCACCAGGGCGCGTCGCGATGGCGATGACTTTGTGATTGATGGCGAGAAGACCTTCATCACCTCTGGTGTGCGGGCAGACTGGCTGACGGTGGCGGTGCGCACGGGCGAGGAAAAAGGCGCCTCTGGCATTTCACTGCTGCTGGTGCCAGGCGACAGCGCGGGCCTGTCGCGCAGCCCGCTGCAAAAGATGGGCTGGCAATGCTCAGACACGGCGCATTTGTTCTTTGACGGGGTTCGCGTGCCTGCCAGTCATTTGCTGGGCGCAGAAGGCCAGGGCTTTCGCGCCATCATGCAGAACTTCAATGGCGAGCGGCTGGGCATTGCCTGCGGTGCACTGGGCTTTGCGCAGGCTTGCTACGACGAAGCACTGGGCTGGGCGCAGCAGCGCAAGACCTTTGGCGTCACGCTGAACCAGCATCAGGTCATACGCCACAAGCTGGTGGATATGCAGCAGCGCATACGCAGCACCGAGGCCTGGCTCAACACCGTAGCCGTGCGGGCCGATGACGGAGACACCGGCGCTGACTGGGTGGGTGAGGTCTGCGTGCTGAAGAACCACGCCACGCAGACCATGCAGTTCTGCGCCGATACCGCAGTGCAGATTCTGGGCGGCATGGGATTTATGCGCGGCACGGTCAGCGAGCGTATTTATCGCGAGGTCAAGGTGCTGACCATAGGCGGTGGCACTGAGGAAATCATGAAGGAACTGGCAGCAAGTCAGTGGCGAATTTAA
- a CDS encoding class I adenylate-forming enzyme family protein, producing the protein MNALPIQQTTPETVAQALAQTAAAYPDKTAYIDQDRSYNWQQVDAMAEAWAHSLFAQGLRRGDRIGIILPNGLPWILTYLAAAKMGAIVVGLSVRYRSTELDFMLQDSAIKAVLAPHEMAGFDYVVYLDQARQRFESLQHLLWVDAGFEQQLQAAHEPSGYGEGAQPDDLLMIIYTSGTTGRPKAAGLTHRSQLGSALAQCSHVRASGDDLVQLAMPLNHVGGITCGVLTMLLAGGTCELVPMFSPETVLQMAHRHPPTWLVGVPTMLTLLLMHPLLPETDLSRLRLIVVGGSNVDPALLSRIQQLFPGVAIMNLYGLSETSGAMVMTPWQASQEALLQSIGKPLAGAEMRVAGLDGAALPPGEVGELWFRGAAVIERYVGQQQDANAFAEGWLHSGDLGFVDEQGLIYLKGRQKDMFIQGGFNVYPSEVEAVIASYPGVMMVAGIGVADPVLGEVGRYYVVGRPGVVLKEAELLAHCSQHLADYKVPRQLVLRAELPLTPAGKIQKALLRAEG; encoded by the coding sequence ATGAACGCTCTACCGATTCAGCAGACTACTCCTGAAACCGTTGCACAGGCTTTGGCCCAGACGGCAGCCGCATATCCCGATAAAACGGCTTATATCGATCAAGACCGAAGCTACAACTGGCAGCAGGTCGATGCCATGGCTGAGGCGTGGGCGCATTCTTTGTTTGCCCAAGGTCTGCGACGCGGTGACCGCATTGGCATCATCTTGCCCAATGGTTTGCCGTGGATTTTGACGTATCTGGCTGCCGCAAAAATGGGCGCGATCGTGGTCGGGCTCAGTGTTCGCTATCGCAGCACCGAGCTGGATTTCATGCTGCAAGACAGCGCCATCAAGGCCGTGCTTGCGCCGCACGAGATGGCGGGCTTTGACTATGTGGTTTATCTGGATCAAGCCAGACAGCGTTTTGAGTCATTACAGCATTTGCTGTGGGTGGATGCCGGGTTTGAGCAGCAGTTGCAGGCAGCTCACGAGCCCTCAGGTTATGGGGAGGGTGCGCAGCCCGATGACCTGCTGATGATTATTTACACCTCGGGCACAACAGGCAGGCCCAAGGCGGCAGGTCTCACACATCGCTCTCAGCTGGGCTCTGCGCTGGCGCAGTGCAGCCATGTGCGCGCCAGTGGGGATGATTTGGTGCAACTGGCCATGCCGCTCAATCATGTGGGCGGCATTACCTGCGGTGTGTTGACCATGCTGCTGGCGGGCGGAACCTGTGAGCTGGTTCCCATGTTCAGCCCAGAAACGGTGCTGCAGATGGCGCATCGCCACCCCCCGACTTGGCTGGTCGGTGTGCCCACGATGCTGACTTTGCTGCTCATGCATCCACTGCTGCCAGAGACAGATTTGAGCCGGCTGCGTCTGATTGTGGTGGGTGGCTCGAATGTGGACCCCGCATTGCTCAGCCGCATTCAGCAGCTGTTTCCGGGCGTAGCCATCATGAATCTTTATGGCCTGTCTGAGACTTCGGGGGCGATGGTGATGACGCCTTGGCAGGCCAGTCAGGAGGCGTTGCTCCAGAGTATTGGCAAGCCGCTGGCGGGCGCAGAAATGCGTGTGGCAGGGCTAGATGGCGCAGCATTGCCCCCCGGTGAAGTGGGCGAGCTGTGGTTTCGCGGCGCAGCGGTGATTGAGCGCTATGTGGGGCAGCAGCAAGACGCGAATGCTTTTGCCGAAGGCTGGCTGCATTCAGGGGATTTGGGCTTTGTGGATGAGCAAGGCCTGATCTACCTGAAGGGGCGGCAGAAAGACATGTTCATTCAGGGCGGCTTCAACGTCTACCCCAGCGAGGTGGAGGCTGTCATCGCCAGCTACCCAGGCGTGATGATGGTCGCGGGCATTGGCGTGGCAGACCCGGTGCTGGGCGAGGTGGGGCGTTACTACGTGGTGGGCAGGCCGGGTGTGGTTTTGAAAGAGGCCGAGTTGCTGGCGCATTGCAGCCAGCACTTGGCAGATTACAAAGTACCGCGCCAGCTGGTGCTGCGGGCCGAGCTGCCGCTGACTCCGGCGGGCAAGATTCAAAAAGCGCTGTTGCGCGCAGAGGGCTGA
- a CDS encoding SDR family oxidoreductase: MKVAVITGAASGIGAGLAKQAVALGMKVVLADRDQAGLEKIAQELGDQALAVVTDVTSQASLDALADKAYAAFGQVDMLFNNAGVLTTGNCWEISDAKWQQAWQVNVNGIVNGLRTFVPRLLKADRPARIINTASVGGFLPSPLMSPYSATKFAVVALTESLVNELATLNPQIKVSLLAPGPVKSAIFREAPSEASAQFHSLMTHMLDENGLDADEFARLVFEAIDRGEYWIVPQPQMLDPLLEARNKIIAERTNPVFAWSPEAVN; the protein is encoded by the coding sequence ATGAAAGTAGCTGTCATCACTGGCGCTGCCAGTGGCATTGGAGCCGGCCTTGCCAAACAGGCCGTCGCATTGGGAATGAAGGTCGTACTGGCAGACCGAGACCAGGCAGGCCTGGAAAAAATCGCCCAGGAACTCGGTGACCAAGCGCTGGCCGTGGTGACCGATGTCACCAGTCAGGCCTCGCTAGACGCACTGGCCGACAAGGCCTATGCCGCTTTTGGTCAGGTAGACATGCTGTTCAACAACGCGGGCGTACTCACCACCGGAAACTGCTGGGAAATCAGCGATGCCAAGTGGCAGCAGGCCTGGCAGGTCAACGTCAATGGCATCGTCAACGGCCTGCGCACCTTCGTGCCACGCCTGCTCAAGGCAGACCGTCCAGCACGCATCATCAACACCGCATCCGTCGGCGGCTTTTTGCCCAGTCCTCTGATGAGTCCCTACTCGGCGACCAAATTTGCCGTGGTGGCGCTGACCGAGAGTCTGGTCAATGAACTGGCCACGTTGAATCCACAGATCAAGGTCTCTCTTCTGGCACCGGGCCCTGTCAAATCCGCTATCTTTAGAGAAGCGCCATCCGAAGCATCTGCGCAGTTCCACAGCCTGATGACCCATATGCTTGATGAAAATGGGCTGGATGCAGATGAATTTGCCCGCCTGGTTTTTGAAGCCATTGATCGCGGTGAATACTGGATCGTTCCGCAGCCGCAAATGCTGGATCCTTTGCTGGAAGCCCGCAACAAGATCATTGCCGAGCGAACCAACCCCGTCTTTGCCTGGTCACCCGAAGCCGTGAATTGA
- a CDS encoding SDR family oxidoreductase yields MNVQFDFTGRHVMVFGGTTGINLGIAQAYAKAGAKVSVVSRKQANVDAAVATLGADALGVVADVRDEPAVAAALAQAVERHGPLDVLVSGAAGNFLAPAEQMSSNAFKVVLEIDLLGSFHVARQALVHLRQPGASLIFITAPQSTVPMMYQAHVCAAKAGVDQLSRVLALEWGAKGVRVNAISPGPIEGTEGMRRLAPQGEEGDAMVRSMVPLGRMGTTDDIARLAMFLGSDAASYISGTVIACDGGAQGQLSPMITAAAAGMREKA; encoded by the coding sequence ATGAATGTGCAATTCGATTTCACAGGCCGCCATGTGATGGTGTTTGGCGGTACCACGGGCATCAATCTGGGGATTGCGCAGGCCTATGCCAAAGCCGGAGCCAAGGTGTCGGTCGTCAGCCGCAAGCAGGCCAATGTGGATGCGGCGGTTGCCACGCTGGGTGCAGACGCGCTAGGCGTGGTGGCCGATGTGCGCGATGAGCCGGCGGTTGCGGCTGCGCTTGCGCAGGCCGTGGAGCGTCATGGGCCGCTGGATGTACTGGTGTCTGGCGCGGCAGGGAATTTTCTGGCGCCTGCGGAGCAGATGTCTTCCAACGCCTTCAAGGTGGTTCTGGAAATTGATTTGCTGGGCAGCTTTCACGTAGCAAGGCAGGCGCTGGTGCATTTGCGCCAGCCGGGTGCGAGTCTGATTTTCATCACCGCACCACAGTCCACCGTGCCGATGATGTATCAGGCCCATGTCTGCGCGGCCAAGGCCGGTGTGGACCAGTTGTCGCGAGTTCTGGCTCTGGAGTGGGGTGCCAAAGGCGTGCGGGTGAATGCGATTTCTCCCGGTCCGATTGAAGGCACGGAAGGCATGCGCCGACTGGCACCGCAGGGCGAAGAAGGGGACGCGATGGTGCGCAGCATGGTGCCGCTGGGGCGTATGGGCACAACGGATGACATTGCCCGGCTGGCCATGTTTTTGGGTAGCGATGCGGCCAGCTATATCTCGGGCACTGTGATCGCCTGCGATGGGGGCGCGCAGGGGCAGCTGTCTCCCATGATCACTGCTGCGGCCGCCGGTATGCGAGAGAAAGCGTAG
- a CDS encoding SDR family NAD(P)-dependent oxidoreductase, whose translation MNELLSGLKGKVILITGGASGIGLAAAEVAAASGAHVICADVAQSQALPSGCEFQALDVTDWGMTQALVEKVLAQHGAIDGLVTSAGISRVGNLQEMTLQEWEQVLQVNLTGTMLSARAVAAYMKQRKQGSIVAVASINGILGNPSNLAYCTSKGAVIQMVRSLAADLGPHGVRINAISPGLIHTPMTAGLDQSPAYNGFVKQHLLHRAGQAHEVGNAVAFLLSDMASFITGTNIPVDGGFSAAKVIEMY comes from the coding sequence ATGAACGAATTATTGAGTGGGTTGAAGGGTAAAGTCATTCTGATTACGGGGGGCGCCTCGGGAATCGGACTTGCAGCCGCTGAAGTGGCTGCTGCCAGTGGTGCCCACGTGATCTGCGCGGATGTAGCGCAGAGCCAGGCCTTGCCTTCGGGCTGCGAGTTTCAAGCGCTCGATGTGACAGATTGGGGAATGACGCAGGCACTGGTTGAGAAGGTTCTGGCTCAGCATGGCGCAATTGATGGGCTGGTCACTTCCGCAGGTATTTCGCGAGTGGGCAACTTGCAGGAAATGACGTTGCAGGAGTGGGAGCAGGTACTGCAGGTGAATTTGACGGGAACCATGCTCAGTGCCAGAGCTGTGGCAGCGTATATGAAGCAGCGCAAGCAGGGATCGATAGTGGCTGTTGCCAGTATCAACGGCATTCTCGGCAACCCCAGCAATCTTGCGTATTGCACTTCCAAGGGCGCAGTCATTCAGATGGTGCGCAGCCTAGCGGCGGATCTGGGCCCACATGGCGTACGTATCAATGCCATCAGCCCTGGCCTGATTCATACGCCCATGACCGCCGGCCTGGATCAAAGCCCTGCCTATAACGGGTTTGTCAAACAGCATTTGCTGCACCGGGCGGGTCAAGCCCATGAAGTGGGCAATGCCGTCGCATTTCTTCTCTCGGATATGGCGTCTTTTATAACTGGCACCAATATCCCGGTGGATGGCGGATTTTCAGCAGCCAAAGTGATTGAAATGTATTAA
- a CDS encoding NAD(P)/FAD-dependent oxidoreductase gives MKYDVIVIGCGMSGILAGIHLKNSGKKFIILEKAETLGGTWRDNTYPGLTCDVPSHAYTYSFEPNPEWSRVLPPGGEIQQYFQAVFDKYGIAEYVCFHSEIASAAWKGDAWELKDQHGQSYLGSVVVAATGVLHHPNYPQIKGLEDFGGHVIHSARWDHSVALDDQKIAIIGTGSTGVQIVSALAARSKVRHFQRTAQWIFPVENPAFTEEQRAEFRSNRDLLTYLQREPTYLANVERFTEAVLDPNSEQIQEIQKLCQDNLDGSIQDPVLRQKLQPNYRAGCKRLIYSPDYYKAIQQPGSELITDGISQIEKSGVRTSDGVLHEVDIIVLATGFKTDRYVRPMNVTGLQGKTLEQAWSDVPTAYKSISVPDFPNFYFMNGPTSPVGNFSLIDTSEMQWGYISQLIERGEQAGVAGLSAKPEALAQYDHDRKQAAKGSVFGSGCNSWYLDKNGVPNTWPWSQSRFRQEMLAPVWQDFTHHQTEEAVA, from the coding sequence ATGAAATATGATGTAATTGTGATTGGTTGTGGAATGTCTGGGATTCTGGCTGGCATTCATCTCAAGAATAGCGGCAAAAAATTCATTATTCTGGAAAAGGCAGAAACTCTGGGTGGGACATGGCGGGATAATACATATCCAGGCTTGACCTGCGATGTTCCATCTCACGCATACACCTATTCTTTTGAACCCAATCCGGAATGGTCGCGTGTTCTGCCACCCGGCGGAGAGATTCAACAGTATTTTCAGGCGGTATTTGATAAATACGGCATCGCCGAGTATGTTTGCTTCCATTCCGAAATCGCCAGCGCCGCGTGGAAGGGCGACGCCTGGGAGTTGAAGGATCAGCATGGCCAGAGCTACCTAGGCAGTGTGGTGGTGGCGGCGACGGGTGTGCTGCACCACCCCAACTATCCACAGATCAAGGGCTTGGAGGACTTCGGTGGCCATGTGATTCACAGCGCACGATGGGACCATTCGGTGGCACTGGACGATCAGAAAATTGCCATTATCGGAACGGGATCGACGGGCGTTCAAATTGTTTCGGCACTGGCTGCCCGCAGCAAAGTACGCCATTTTCAGCGCACGGCGCAGTGGATATTTCCGGTCGAAAATCCCGCTTTTACCGAAGAGCAGCGTGCCGAGTTCCGCAGCAACCGTGATTTGTTGACCTATTTGCAACGCGAGCCGACTTATCTGGCTAATGTGGAGCGGTTTACCGAGGCGGTACTGGATCCAAACTCCGAACAAATCCAGGAAATTCAGAAACTTTGCCAGGACAACCTGGATGGCTCCATCCAGGACCCGGTACTTCGCCAGAAGCTACAGCCCAATTACCGCGCGGGCTGCAAGCGCCTGATTTACTCGCCCGACTATTACAAGGCGATTCAGCAGCCCGGCTCTGAGCTGATTACCGATGGTATTAGCCAGATCGAGAAAAGTGGCGTGCGCACCAGCGATGGTGTGCTGCATGAAGTGGACATCATTGTCTTGGCCACCGGCTTCAAGACCGATCGCTATGTGCGCCCAATGAATGTGACGGGTCTGCAGGGCAAGACGCTTGAGCAGGCATGGAGTGATGTGCCCACGGCCTACAAATCGATCTCGGTGCCGGACTTCCCCAACTTCTATTTCATGAACGGGCCCACATCGCCCGTGGGCAACTTCTCTTTGATCGACACATCCGAGATGCAGTGGGGCTATATCTCCCAACTGATTGAGCGTGGTGAGCAGGCGGGCGTGGCAGGTCTGTCTGCCAAGCCCGAGGCGCTGGCGCAGTACGACCATGATCGCAAGCAGGCGGCCAAGGGCTCGGTCTTTGGCTCGGGTTGCAATAGCTGGTATCTGGACAAGAACGGTGTCCCCAACACCTGGCCCTGGTCGCAGTCGCGCTTCAGGCAAGAAATGCTCGCTCCCGTGTGGCAGGACTTCACCCATCACCAGACCGAAGAGGCCGTAGCCTGA
- a CDS encoding class I adenylate-forming enzyme family protein has protein sequence MIEMSLTKEARRIRRIALGDLLHRTALKFGERTALVDGDQRLRYAELDARSSRFAHYLLSKFGAGKQIGMLCANSIDMVVACNGIHKASQVWVPVNIKLEVSAIDYILRHADVSAVVVDQELLGLPGLPELLQSLQLPLIITRSQVQGGSSLQGLSGVSLQQAEAGQPDALPEVDIDDNQAALLMYTSGTTGNPKGVVHSHLSVYTAVKGNIDEMKYTEADVLSGWLPLFHCAQHALVQTALATGACTVFTRQFVPAEVSQLVLRENVTIFVGLPLMYAAVLADPSFAPTSIRQCIYAMAPIPKPLIAQIAQRMCRNISLATGQTEIYPATMTFYPLSNPECDANFWGRSLTTCETAVMDDSGNLLGANQLGEIVHRGPNVMLGYFKDPKATAEAQKFGWHHTGDLGRWDAQGRLEFIDRKKDMIKTGGENVASVKVEAVVLAHPDVAAAAVFGLPHPHWSEAVCAFVVRKPGTTVDVESVLAHCRNHLGGFEVPKLVHFVDTFPATATGKVKKNVMRRQFEQIAKELWGG, from the coding sequence ATGATCGAGATGAGTCTGACGAAAGAGGCGCGCCGTATACGGCGCATTGCACTGGGCGACCTGCTGCATCGAACGGCGCTGAAATTTGGCGAGCGCACTGCGCTGGTTGATGGCGATCAGCGCCTGCGCTACGCCGAGCTGGATGCGCGCAGTTCACGCTTTGCGCACTATCTGCTGTCAAAGTTCGGCGCAGGTAAACAGATTGGCATGCTGTGCGCCAACTCCATTGATATGGTGGTGGCTTGCAATGGCATTCACAAAGCCTCTCAGGTGTGGGTGCCTGTGAACATCAAGCTGGAGGTGTCTGCCATTGACTACATCTTGCGGCACGCTGATGTCTCGGCAGTGGTGGTTGATCAGGAGCTGCTGGGCTTGCCCGGCTTGCCAGAGCTTTTGCAGAGCCTGCAGTTGCCGCTCATCATTACGCGGTCGCAGGTGCAAGGCGGCTCAAGCCTCCAGGGCCTCTCGGGCGTGTCTTTGCAGCAGGCAGAGGCGGGGCAGCCGGATGCTTTGCCTGAGGTCGATATCGACGACAACCAGGCCGCCTTGCTGATGTACACCAGCGGCACGACCGGCAATCCCAAGGGCGTGGTGCACTCGCATTTGTCGGTCTACACCGCGGTCAAGGGCAATATTGATGAAATGAAATATACCGAGGCGGATGTGCTCAGTGGCTGGTTGCCATTGTTTCACTGCGCACAGCACGCTCTGGTTCAGACAGCGCTGGCGACAGGTGCCTGCACGGTGTTTACGCGGCAGTTTGTACCGGCCGAGGTGAGCCAGCTGGTACTTCGTGAGAATGTCACGATTTTTGTGGGTTTGCCTTTGATGTATGCAGCCGTGCTGGCGGACCCCAGTTTCGCGCCCACCTCGATTCGGCAGTGCATCTATGCCATGGCGCCCATTCCCAAGCCGCTGATTGCGCAGATCGCCCAGCGCATGTGCCGCAATATTTCGCTGGCCACGGGGCAGACCGAGATCTACCCGGCAACCATGACCTTTTATCCGCTGAGCAACCCGGAGTGCGATGCCAACTTCTGGGGCCGGTCGCTGACGACCTGCGAGACGGCTGTGATGGATGACAGTGGCAATTTACTCGGAGCCAATCAACTGGGTGAAATCGTGCATCGCGGCCCCAATGTCATGCTGGGCTACTTCAAGGATCCCAAGGCCACAGCAGAGGCGCAAAAATTTGGCTGGCACCACACGGGTGATCTGGGGCGCTGGGATGCGCAGGGCCGTTTGGAGTTCATTGATCGCAAAAAAGACATGATCAAGACCGGCGGTGAGAACGTGGCCAGCGTCAAGGTTGAGGCCGTGGTGCTCGCTCACCCGGATGTAGCAGCAGCTGCTGTTTTTGGCCTGCCGCATCCGCACTGGAGTGAGGCGGTTTGTGCTTTTGTGGTGCGAAAGCCTGGCACGACGGTGGATGTGGAGTCCGTGCTGGCGCATTGCCGCAATCACCTGGGAGGATTTGAAGTCCCCAAGCTGGTGCACTTTGTGGATACGTTTCCGGCAACGGCGACGGGAAAGGTGAAAAAGAATGTGATGCGCCGCCAGTTCGAACAGATCGCCAAGGAGCTCTGGGGCGGTTGA
- a CDS encoding 3-keto-5-aminohexanoate cleavage protein, which translates to MSDKAIITCSITGVLTDPEQHHVPVTPEQLAQEARRAYDAGASVVHVHFRKQEEGKGHLPSWDPVVAKACVDAMRDACPDIIINQTTGVVGPDYQGPLDCLRATRPEMAACNAGSLNYLKTRSNGSWAWPPMLFDNQPAKVQDFLDVMAETNTLPEFECFDVGIVRCVGMYVETGMYKGLPEYNFVMGVESGMPADPDLLPILLKLKIKDAPWQTTLIGRSEIWPAHLRTAELGGHLRSGLEDTFYLPDGRKVTSNAPLIEQLARYARDVGREVATPKEARIMLHLAA; encoded by the coding sequence ATGTCCGATAAAGCCATCATCACCTGTTCCATCACGGGTGTTCTTACCGATCCTGAGCAGCACCATGTGCCTGTGACGCCAGAGCAACTGGCGCAAGAAGCACGCCGGGCTTACGACGCCGGTGCATCGGTGGTGCATGTGCACTTTCGCAAGCAGGAAGAAGGCAAGGGCCACCTGCCAAGCTGGGACCCCGTAGTCGCCAAGGCCTGCGTTGATGCCATGCGCGATGCTTGCCCGGACATCATCATCAACCAGACCACGGGCGTGGTCGGGCCTGATTATCAAGGTCCGCTGGACTGTCTGCGTGCCACGCGCCCCGAGATGGCGGCTTGCAATGCGGGCTCGCTCAATTACCTGAAAACGCGCAGCAACGGCAGCTGGGCCTGGCCGCCCATGCTGTTCGACAACCAGCCCGCCAAGGTGCAGGATTTTCTGGATGTGATGGCTGAAACGAATACGCTGCCCGAGTTTGAATGCTTTGACGTGGGCATTGTTCGCTGTGTCGGCATGTATGTGGAAACTGGCATGTACAAAGGCTTGCCCGAGTACAACTTTGTGATGGGCGTGGAATCCGGCATGCCTGCCGACCCAGATTTGCTGCCCATTTTGCTCAAGCTCAAGATCAAGGATGCGCCCTGGCAGACCACCTTGATTGGCCGCAGTGAAATCTGGCCTGCGCATTTGCGTACTGCGGAGCTAGGAGGCCATCTGCGCAGTGGTCTGGAAGACACTTTCTATCTGCCAGACGGTCGCAAGGTCACCTCGAATGCGCCGCTGATTGAGCAACTGGCGCGCTATGCCAGAGATGTGGGGCGCGAAGTGGCCACGCCGAAGGAAGCGCGAATAATGCTGCATCTGGCGGCCTGA
- a CDS encoding alpha/beta hydrolase: protein MQIHPEMAAVLEQFKDAPPMDFVNTPVPEIRKLMDHMAFPPGNLPMHEVRELSIPGGDGQAMKLRLYRPSTAQSAPVMVYFHGGGWCIGTLDTHDNLCRHLARITGMNVVSVDYRLAPEHVFPAALDDAYAATRWVADHAAELNCDASQLMVAGDSAGGNLAIATCLRAREDGWNGIAQQLLFYPVCDSRMDAPSHALYAQMPILTREAMAAMWRHYHPGVPAHPLASIMQYPDVAGLPPAVLVTAELDILRDEGEGFAQRLQQAGVPVSTMRAEGMLHGFANFSTLVPAVARLLEEACSKLQNHSGRTVG from the coding sequence ATGCAGATACACCCCGAAATGGCCGCTGTGCTTGAGCAATTCAAAGATGCTCCGCCTATGGATTTTGTGAATACGCCCGTGCCAGAAATCCGCAAGCTCATGGATCACATGGCGTTTCCACCCGGCAACCTGCCCATGCATGAGGTGCGTGAGCTGAGCATTCCCGGTGGCGATGGGCAGGCCATGAAGCTGCGCCTGTACCGCCCCAGCACTGCGCAGTCAGCCCCCGTCATGGTTTATTTTCATGGCGGTGGCTGGTGCATTGGTACGCTGGATACGCATGACAACCTGTGCCGCCATCTGGCGCGCATTACAGGCATGAATGTGGTATCGGTCGATTACCGGCTGGCGCCCGAGCATGTGTTCCCTGCTGCGCTGGATGATGCCTATGCCGCCACGCGCTGGGTGGCCGACCATGCGGCTGAGCTGAACTGTGATGCCAGTCAGCTGATGGTAGCGGGTGACAGTGCCGGTGGCAATCTGGCGATAGCGACCTGCCTGCGCGCCAGGGAGGATGGCTGGAATGGTATCGCGCAGCAGCTGTTGTTCTACCCGGTCTGTGATTCGCGCATGGATGCTCCATCGCATGCGCTGTATGCGCAAATGCCCATTCTCACGCGTGAGGCCATGGCCGCCATGTGGCGTCACTATCACCCCGGCGTGCCAGCGCATCCACTCGCATCCATCATGCAGTACCCCGATGTCGCGGGTCTTCCTCCTGCCGTGCTGGTGACGGCCGAGCTGGACATTCTGCGCGATGAAGGCGAAGGCTTTGCCCAGCGTTTGCAGCAGGCGGGCGTGCCGGTTTCAACCATGCGCGCAGAGGGAATGCTGCATGGCTTTGCCAATTTCAGTACCTTGGTGCCAGCAGTGGCCCGCTTGCTGGAAGAGGCCTGCAGCAAGCTGCAAAATCACAGCGGCAGGACTGTGGGCTGA